The proteins below are encoded in one region of Ostrinia nubilalis chromosome 3, ilOstNubi1.1, whole genome shotgun sequence:
- the LOC135087777 gene encoding succinate dehydrogenase assembly factor 4, mitochondrial-like, which produces MLLISRLMHITTRKQLCKAHTSSLVMFQYAQKSNIGMDDNPKPGESKRMAEFRKKLRETTPIDDLGDQPLNHPEVKDDPLPAWPDNTNPHTGEVGGPRGPEPTRYGDWERKGRVTDF; this is translated from the exons ATGTTATTAATATCAAGATTAATGCATATTACTACCAGGAAGCAACTCTGTAAAG CGCATACAAGTTCTCTAGTAATGTTCCAATATGCCCAGAAGTCAAATATAGGGATGGATGACAACCCAAAACCAGGAGAATCTAAGAGAATGGCagaatttcgaaaaaaattaagggaaacTACCCCTATTGATGATCTAGGTGATCAACCCCTTAATCACCCTGAAGTTAAGGATGATCCCTTGCCAGCCTGGCCCGATAACACAAACCCTCACACAGGCGAAGTTGGAGGCCCACGTGGACCTGAGCCAACAAGATATGGAGATTGGGAAAGAAAAGGGAGAGTGACAGATTTTTaa